The genomic region GGCTCTCGCAGCCGCAGCTTTGCCGGCTGAAGCGTCTTGCCGCCACCTACTGGCCACCCGCCCAAGCGCCGCCGGGCCCGGGCCACACCTTGATTTTCTTCCCAAACCCTAGTTATGGTCCTGGCAACCTCTCCCTCGAAGACATTCTGGTCGCCAGAACACTCCTCTTTTGTCAGAAGCAGAAGACAACTGCAGCTTCTGTCCTCACCCGGGGGCCATCGCCCCATGGCCCGGCCAGCTGCGGTCTGGGGGCGTGGGCCGGCCGCCGCATCGCGGCCCGGGTCCAGATGTTGCCAGATCCACCCCCTCCTTGGATGcgaaggagaaggggaaatgagagagagagagagagagagagagagagagagagagagagagagagagagagagagagagagattactcTCCTTGGGAGCATTTGCAAAAACAAGATTCATGCTACTTGTTTGCCTTGAGCATAGTTGCTGGCCCTCAGATTCTAGAGAAGCTTAAAGCCCATTCTGCTGGCCTGAGCCTCTCACTGTACATAAAGGAACAGAAAGACAAACTGACGACCCGATAGCCTTTGCCCTGCAGGCACCAATCCTCACACGAGCCCTCTGAGGCTATAGATCCCAGTTAGGAAGTGCTGGAGTCAACAAATCACCTTAATGTACACTTTAACTATCTTACAATTTTaatatgccaattatacctcaacaacactgcaattaaaaaaaaaaaaaaagaagtttggcgCAGAATTTGAACCTGGCACCCATGCTCTACCACTATGTACTCTGTCTCTGTAGGAGCCACCAGCCAGAGGTAATGGGATTTTCCCAGAGTCAGCAGTTACTCAGAGGCAAAATTTGTTTCAGATTTTGTTTGTCTAATAGgtgctccctttccttccttccttcctccctccctccctctctttccttccatccttccttcctccctccttccctctctttccttccatccttccatccttcctcccttccttcctccctccctcccttctttctttctttctttctttctttctttctttctttctttctttctttctttctttctttcttcctttctttctttctctttctttttttttaatagcatgcttgctcccccaccctcatcccctgGTTCTTCATCCCTAACTATGCGAGAGTCTGTGCTCATTTACACCAGTGACAGATACACACTACTCTTTCTATAATAACCCCCATTTATTATCGATAGACCACATTTGGGAGATGGAGCTCCCTTTCCCCCAAGACCATGAAAACATAGTTGTTTTCCCTGGAGCATGTAGTTACTTTTGTGGCTTGATTCCTGATGTTTCTTCTGGTCACAACATCTGCCCTGCATGTAAAAACATTAGGCCCCAGAATGACGTGGATATAGTGAGGGACAACCTGAAATTCTTTCCTTCCACACCAAACATCAGATATCCAGAGGCAGGAGGAAATGGTCCTTTGAGATCCTTTCTCTCCCCATGTTTCCCACGGAGAAATTAAcatccccctctcccacccctatGTAAAAACAATATTTAGAATGGAAAGTACGCCTacataaaacaacaataacaatggCCAGAAAAGCTCATCCAAGGTCTCATCCCCTCAACCTGCTTTTAATCCCAGCCTTTTCCTCCTCTGGATATATCCTCTCTGACTGCTCCCAAAAGAGagtgtttccttttctgctttGGTGTTAAATGGACATCTACTTTGCCAACCCAAACGATCCTCCACGGGACACACATCAAAACAAACCGACCAAAGCAGAATGAGACTGATGTGTAGAGAATAGAAAGGTGTTGGTGCTGCCAGTCTGCACAGGGAGAAGTGACAGGCCGCTGGGTGTCACGCTAGGGAGATGGCCAGAGATAGCGGCTGACTCCCGGAGATCATGTGACCAGGGGCAGCTTTGTCTTTCATGTTCTCTCATGCCTTGCAGGAAACACCATGTCGTTGGTCAGATGGTGTGAGACAGCTTTCTTCAAAGTTCACCAGAAAGTTTTCCAGAAAGAGATGGAGATTTCATAATCGGGAAAACACAAATCAGTGAAAAGACAGAATAGTGTCTAACAGTTGAATAAAATCAAGGCTGTGTTATGACGTGATTGAGATTTGGGGATCTTAGGTGATGTCCTTTGGCTAGTTCTCTGGTAGCCTGAAAGTTCTGCACAAAGGTGACCATTCTAGAAAAGGTCTGAAGAGGCCGCTTTAGATTAAGGGCAGAACTAAGATCAAGGGTAGTAGTTGCCAAGAGCAGATTCTGATGCGTTGTCAGAAGGACTTCCTAATGGGAGGGTCTTGGCAAGTAGTGAGCTCCCCGTCACTGGAGGAATGTAAGCATGACTTAGGTAGTTCTGTGGTGTAGATTTGTAGTTGAGGTTCATATATTGGGGAGGAATTTTAAGGCCCCTCTTCTCAGTCCAGAGATTCTATAACTTAAAGAGATAGAAAAGTTAAATCCGTGGACAAATTAGTGTTTagaaatttaagatattttcctTGCATCTACTTATTTCCTCTTAAATAAAAGACAACAAACACATATATACCCTTGTATATTCAAATGTCAAAGTTACCCAGGAAATATTCGTATGTTTACAAAGATATTTATATAGCAATATGTAACAGAGTTTGCATATGATAAGATGCTCAATACATAGTTatagtaatataaataatttctaaaaattacaaaGGACTAAAGTTCATGtatgtaagaaaaaatattgccTTCCTAATAACATTTATTTGCTCACTGAATGGAAGTTTACTTGGTACCTGTCATAGATAAGACTCTCCCTTCAGAAACTTAGAATCTTAGGGCTTGGGGAGCCAAATATTTCCATAAGTAGTTCTGTTACCAGGCAGGCTGCCATTAGTGGTTTTAATAAAGGGCTATGTAAGGACTATAGCATAGTGGGGAAAATGACTACTTCTGACCTGTGTATCTGGGAAGGGTTCCTAGAGGAGGCAGGGTTTAGGCTTCCTAGAGGAGGCAGGGTTTGAGCTTCCTTGAAAAATTTTCGATAGGTAGTTCCTGGAGGAAGGACACTTAAAAGCAAGGCTTTTTCTTTGGAAACCACATTCTCAGGATTTCCACGGCCAGAGTAAGGTGTTTGGAGCCTCTTTCCCAGTGATGAGTGGGAGGGGGTGGTGAGGTGtttggaggattttgagcagaggagtgacaagGTTGGATAATGCAGTGGTGTGGAGGATATGTCAGAGAAGGAGGAGCTCAGAAGGAGGATTATGCCAGAGGCTGAGGCTGGGGTCCAGGTTAGGATCTGAACTGGGCAAGGACAATGTGAGCAGAAGTAAGGAATAGATGAGGGGTAAATAATGGAGGAAGAACTCATGACCTGACTTGCTTTGGGCAATATCATCcgagaggaaggagagatggggaaTTTGGCAGCTGGCCATTATTACTCCCTTCTCCCCAGAGAAGATTGGGTTATCCAAGGCGGTCAGGAAAATGACTAAACTGTCTTCTAGCTAGCCAGCGGATTCTCATGCCCTCAGAAAGCTCTCTTGCACCATCTGGTAGAGGAAGCCTCCACTGTGCCTTTGTCTGGGAGAATCTCACCCACTCTCAAATGAATCATGGACGTTTGAGCTCTGCGAgactccccctctgctcacacagcccctgccctccccaccctccacccccgtTTCTGATTATGTTACACCCCCAGGTTCAGGCTAGTTCTTCAGTGAGTCAAGCCCAGGATTTCCACCATTTCCTTTGCTGGAGAAGTGGGTTTTTGACTGTTCTGTTCTGCTGTATTGTTCCCAATTACTGTGACTTAGACCACCCTTAAAGAACTGTATCATCCAGACTCTGGTGGCGGCCGttcaataaacacacacactctgcGGCAGGAAGAAGTTATCTGACCCTAGCTTAACAACCATGGATCCAAATTACAAACATCTGAACTCCCCTACTGTGTCTTTAAAAGTCAATTACCCTCAAAGTCTCTGCAGTATTAGGTACTCATCAGAAAAGGAAAGGTGTTCACAGGGGCCTGATTGATTTCTCATGGTCAGAGCACcctaaaagcaaaggcaaagagGCAGTGCAAGGCAGTCTCGGAGCTATGTTCCTTTGGTTCTTTCATATTTTAGGGGAGTAGGAAGCCATAAAAGGAAGGCAAGAAACCAATAAAGATTTAAGCTAATGGAGACAACTGGAGAGGACAGTtatctcccccacctccaccccacatGAATTAGTCCTTTACACCTCCAATCCCCAGCAATGGTAATTCTCAAGGTCATTTCCGCTAActgtaataattttcttttaacaaagaaCTTAATCCAAATCTAGAATGGTCAGTGGTTGTGAGGTTTGCATCGGGACTAGGAGCATAAAGAGACTGCTCCTCCTCTGTGGGCTGGGCAATTCGAGAAGAAAAGGGGAAGTTTGGTCAAGAATAAAAGATGGCTTGTGTGTTTGgaagaaagaacaacagaaaaggGATGTCAGAGAGCTGATGTGTGGCCCTAAGTCTCTTAACTTCCTTTTCTCTTAGCACTCAACTTCTCTCTAGAGTCCACATTCATGCCTCCTATACTTTTCTCAGTTTCCCACCCAGTGCAGTGATAGCCCTGGGTACCCCTGTCCCAAGAAGTCCTACTCTGCTTACAGGGATGGGTGGAGAAATGTGTTCCTGGCACTTCACATAGAACAGTCAGTGGATGTCCTATCCTTCGAGAACACTGTGAATGGACTAGTGTTGTGGGCCTGGGTCTGAGAGCTGAAGTACCTTAAATGATTTTATGGGAGTTCCCAAGCAACCAACTGGGAAACTTTGGGACTGCCCAGTGCACCAAATGCTCTGAGGGACAGGCATTGCTCCTAAGTGTTCAGAATTGCAATGCTGTTATTTTGTACTTCCTGGTTCGAGCTGTCGAGCTGTGACTAAGGGTATGCTTTCCACTGGAGAGTGCCATCCAAAGCATTTTAGAGAGGTGTGAGGAAGAAGTCAATTATTGTTGTAGTGAAACAAATTGCCAAGAAAGTTGTAGCAGCCAGTACTTCCAATGATATGAACGTTCAGAAATGGTGTCTTTTCAGTGATTTTGTATGACACAAGATACACACCAGGGTAGGGAATGAGTCTCCCTGCAAGCTACGCTGCAAGTAGTGGGTGGGTGGGAGTTTCAAGAGCCTGAGACCTTCTGTTATTTATTCCCATTGTGCTCTGCTGTTCGATAGATCCCCAGACATTCACCCACTAGGTAGCTCTCATGGTTGCCTATAAATATATCAAGATTTGCCCTTCCACGCACCTCTGGCTGAGGGTTTCTCTACTGGGGGCTCTCTAGTATGGGCACTGGAAGGGGTAATCCAGGTTAGAAACTTAAGAAGATAGTTCATTTTGCTTCCAAATGTGTTGGGGAGGGCCACTGAAAACAATGGAAGCCCCTCTAAGCTGACAATGGATGACACTAACGAAACCTGAGAAATTGGGGGGCAGTGAAAAGATGGAGAAGCTATATGCATTATGTACTAGCTCCAGCTAGCTAGCCCCTACTTCTGGCTGGATGCAGCAGCCAAAAGCAGAGGGAATTATGTGTTCCTTACAATAAGAGCCCCAGCTAATCCAAGACATTTTTGCTCCTTTCCTTGGTGGACAGATGTGGTACAATCACAGGAATCTAAGAAGAAAGGGAGTCACCTCTTTGCTCAGTTCCCCGACCCACTCCTCCAGCCTGCACCAGGCAAGGGAATAATGATCAGGTAGGGCTTTGGTTTAGATCAGGAGTGAGATCCAGACTTGGTTCCTGCAGCAGTGGCAATGGGTTTCATTTcataagcagaccagagcacacctagttaaaatgcaCCAtgttcaggccagggaccaaacacttgGCCTGGGCTAAAGTGGCCAGGACACAACAACAGAGCACACGCCACACAGATGGGGAAATGCCAGGCCCTGAAAAACAGGGAGCACTACACAGCAGGGCACTATTAGACCTCTcgttcataaggccattacccttAGATCAGGAGTGAGATCCAGAGGCTGGGGGTACAGTGGATGGGCTGAAGTGAGGTGCAGTAGCAAGATGGTACATGGAACGCAATAATGATCAAGTCATCAAAATGGAGAGGGTGAGCAGGGATGAAAGCAATGAGACTTACTCTGGAGGGTTACATAGCAACCCAAGGAGACAGAAAGGGTTGCTGAATTCCCAACAACATGTAAGACAGGGAACTCACAGTGTTTCCTCCACCTCATTTAAGAGGCCTCACTTGGTGTATTATACTCTGTTCCGGGCCCTTCAACCATCTCCGTCTATTAGGAGGAGGATGTTTGTCAGTTAGAagtcaaaggaataaaaaagacatttatagaGCCCAAAGAGTATTAAACATATGACTTGTTATGTAATATTTGTAATTCCCTACAGTCAGCCTCTTCCTTTCCCCATGAAGGGCAAGATCAGGGATCCAGTGATggtatgaattttgggggtgtCGGGAGGATGGTCAGGGTTGAGAAGAGTGAGCTTTCTCCTTCTGATTCCTGAGGGTGTGTTCTTAGTAGTCTCCCCATTCACAGGGCAGGGATTAGGCATAATGGCAATTTCTAAGAGGACCGAAATGATTTATATACACCGTGTGGTGAAGTACATAGCAGATATCCTATTACTTGTACTTAACATGGGGTAGCCTGGTGACTAACTGACTTGTTATGTTGGTAACAGCTACTCTCAGTTTCATaggatattaataataatgctaataacCACAACCAAAGCAGCCCCATTAGTATCTGCCATGTGGTGGATGCTGCTAGTTTCACAAACATGATCCATTACTCTCGTATTTTCCTGTGTGATCGGCATTACAGCCGCCACTTTATAGAGGAGGACACTGAGAATGGAAGGACATAACTAGATGATTCTAACTCAACCTGTTTAACTCAAAAACCTCTTTTCACTGTGCATTAAAGTAAAGCAGAAAACTGTGGACGTATGCGTGACCCGcggaaagcaaaaatgaatttgaatGTGCAGAGAGATTATTAATAGTGGGCACGAAAGCTCCAAGCTCTCCCCTGAGGCGGCAGGATAAACTTCATGATTTTTGTCATTCACAGTGAAATTGGACAAATCCCTACAAAGTAGCCTGGGTTGGAGGGAAATGCTGGGactgggaaggaaggcaggggtTGTTGGAGCAGGTTGGGAAGCCACAGGCTGCCTCTCATTCCTGGCCTGCAAAGAGCAAGACCCCTTCATGTACATTAgaactttctagattttttttttttaaagaacattttagattttGAATACCTGATGGGGAAAGTGAGAGGAGATAAAAGGCACTTGGAGTGTTGAGACGAGCATCAGTGCTGGCCACTAAGTACCCGGGACAATAGGAAAGTGGCTCCAGCAGGCTCAAAGCTTCAATTAAATTAggtggagtgagagagagaagcgggaCAATTGCAGGATGTGCCCAGCCATCTCCTCCCTAGGTGGGGACATCCACACCTCCACCCTGGTGTGAATAACCTGCAGCTCTTTGAACGGAGCCCTCCCTCTGCAGCTGACATAAATCAGAATAGCCACTCCCATGTGCATCCTTCACACTTTCTTTATGATCAATGGgctcccttctcctctgctgAGATTATGGCTGAACAGTTTGGTTTATCTatgcccattctttttttttttttttaaagattttatttatttatttgacagagagagacgcagcgagagagggaacacaagcagggggagtgggagagggagaagcaggcttcccaccgagcagggaccccgatgcggggctcgatcccaggactccaggatcatgacctgagccgaagcagacacttaatgactgagccacccaggcgcccctatctatgCCCATTCTTAATCCATATTCATTCCCAATCCTCCCACCATGTGATTTATGCATTTGCCTATCTTCTCCATGGACTCCTGAAGGATTGGACGATGTGTAAATGTCATGCACAAACAGAAGGCTCGTTTAGTGGTGTTTCAGTCTGCGTAGTTCAAAAGCCCCAGAACGGACATACTGATCGAAGAAAACACAGCATTATGCCCCAGACCAATAGCAGAGTCCCTACCATGAGGCACATACGGCCCCAAGGCTCAGGTGCAGCAATACAAATCTGAAATGTTCAATCAGTAGGTGATCAGACCATTACACTTTAATTAGGTTGTTATAATTATTGAATACCAAACAGCATTGTAATAACAGAAGTTGTGGCTCTTACATTTTACATCTCACCCGGGAGCAAATGAGTAGCCTATTCAGTCTATGGGCATTGAGTGTTAGCTGCTATTCGGCAGAAGGGATCCACTTCTATTAATGTCACGGGATGAACAGTTTGATAGAGCCGCAGACGCTTCCCTAGtggaaaatggaaatttatgGGACATTGTTGCACAGAGACCTGGAAATTACAGCTGCAAAAAGGCCTTTTAAAAGATCAAAGTCTTCTTTTGGTTCTTAAgacacaaacaaaataaaacatgaacagtgataaagtgtgtgtgtgtgtgtgtatgtgtgtgtgtttccagaaaCACGCTTTATTAGAGAGAGGAGTATATAAATACTTGAGAAGCagaattatgtttatatttaagtatatgtAAATAGATGAAGAGGCACTTAGGAAACTAGATTAACAAGAGGTTTTCAGGAATTTATAATGAAATCGTGAtggtttttattgaaattcttccTGATTTTAGCAGATAGTCCACACGGGTGGGGAAGCTGAATCGTCTGATTGAATCTGACAgtaacctccccccccccccacccccttatcttctcttttcttttcagaacTCTTCGTTGCTCTTTGAGGCATCAAAAAGCCAAGATGTTGGTATTACTGGCTGGTATCTTTGTGGTCCACATCGCCACTGTCATCATGTTATTTGTCTCCACCATTGCCAATGTGAGTAATAtgttcttttgttcattcattcacccagaAATTATCTGAATATTTACATAAAGTGCTACAAAAGAAGTTTGAGCCACAATCCCTGCCCCTTGGGAATATACAATGTcgttgtgggaaaaaaaaaagcacccacTGGCACGTCAAACACTGAAATAGCAGGAGGAGAAAAGCCGGTGTCTACCAGAGTAATCCCGCCAGGGCTGTGGGCGGCTAGAGGCTGGAGAAGACAACGAGGCTTCTTCAGTCCTTCAGAACCTTCTCCGGAGGTGGAGCTTGGAGGATGGGTAGATGGGCGGGGTCTCCTGGCGGAAGATGAATGGCAGAAAGAGCACAGGATGCATTCCAGTCGGGAGTGCTAGCCAAGGTGCCCCGGTGAGAGGGAGAGGCTTTGTTCAGGGCAGCATGGGGATACCCATGCGGCGAGAGCAgagcttcctttccttctgggaacCTTGATTAGAAGgatagaggggagagagaaacgATGAGAGGCTTTGGTAGCCAGACTGACACATTCAAAATCTGAACTGAGAAGAGCATGTGAAGGTGGAATTGTGCCAGATTAACCTGGTTCCAGGGAATTAACTCACTCAAgcaaaacaatgtaaaaaatatttttctctctgaacCTTGGGCTACTCTGACCTCTAGCGGTCGTTTATAGGACCACATGTGCTTTTATTGTGCtgttctcagaaagaaaaaagacaacccCTGGCACACAAAAGTCAAGGCCATCCATCACTAGACGGGCAAATGGTGGCTCCAGAATCTGATAGGTCCATGTTACAGTTAAAGGACAAATGGGTTTTGAAGTTCAGATAGGAGAGTTTGGCTACCATTGGTGGATGTGGTCGCCAGGAGCAAGGCTGATTTAAGAATCCTAGCCCATGAGCCCTCCTCCAGACTGCGGGTCAGCCATTCCGGGCCCCAACCCCCAAGTCTCTCAGGGTAACAAGCCTGATAAGCGACTTCAGACAGCTTTAGTGGATGCCAAAGTGCTGAATATCTGAATTATCAGCTCCTAATATAGGGCTTGGCATACAGTTGTTTATTGAGTCAAGAGCGGGTGATCACACATCCTTGGCCCTGGCCTTCCAGCAGTGCTCATTCTAATAGGTGCTCTGCGTGGACAAGCCGGGTGTTTGTTTTCCAGAAGAATAATTGTTTTTCTTGGGCCAGGTGGGAAGGGACACTGGCACCACAGTGAGTCTGGAGGAATACGTGTTGGTCACTCTCCTACTTTCAGGGGCCCCCACATCCTTCTGCTTGGATGGAAGTGACTTCTTGACACCAAGACTCATTGCTGTTTTCTTCGTTGTCCATATGTTTCGTATTTGCCTCCAGTtgagcgtttttttttttttaaccccctcAGGGCCCTTACAtgaaatggtcttttttttttttaagattttatttatttatttgagagagagagagagacagagagagagagcgagcatgagcagtggggaggggcagaaggacagggagaagcaggatccctgctgagcagagagccccctgtggggcttgatcccaggacccccagatcatgacttgagcagaaggcagacacttaacccactgagtcacccagacgcccctaaaatGGTCTTGATAGAGCGTATGGATGGTACATACTTAAAACCAATTGCCTCATCCgatgtttctctttctcagaacCTCAGAATTTTAAACCACTATgattgaattactttttttttttttttttttgagtaatgaGGAACGTGAAGCCCAGAGAAgctatgtgatttttcttcagtCACACAATCTTCCATCTTTTCTCTTGGCACCTCTGTGGCTTCAGTTTTGGTCACACCTCATTTCCACCAAGAGGTGGGGTGCTTAGCCATATTTGGAGCTCAGTATGGGGTGTTGCCGAAGATTTGATCCGGACACAAATCTGatttgctatttcttttccttttaaagcagagggtcagcttttttttttttttgaaagattttatttatttatttgacagagagagacacagcgggagccagaacacaagcagggggagcaggagagggagaaacaggcttcccactgagcagggagcccgatgcgggactcgatcccaggaccccgggatcatgacctgagctgaaggcagacgcttaacgactgagccacccaggcgccccatgagggTCAGCTTTTAAACAactgtttgtttccttttggttTCAGGTCTGGGTGGTTTCGGATATTACGAAAGCATCAGTTGGTCTTTGGAAAAACTGTACCAGCGGCGGCTGTGATAACATCCTGTCATATGGCAGTGAAGGTATGTCTTAGAGGGCTGCGCTTGGTGGGGCGATTCCGGTGGTCAGGGAGGCGTGCAGCCTGCCGGGGACTGCTTAGCCCAATACCCTTGTTCTCCTCCTCCTGTGTCCACAGACGCCCTCAAGGCGGTGCAGGCCTTCATGATCCTTTCCATCATCTTCTCCGTCATCTCCCTCGTGGTCTTCGTGTTCCAGCTCTTCACCATGGAGAAAGGAAACCGCTTCTTCCTCTCGGGGGCCACCATGCTTGTGTGCTGTGAGTATCATAGGGGTGGGCTCCGGTTTATGCCAGAAAAGCTTTTAGGGCGGCCTTACCGTGGGTGCTCCTGGCAGTTTGGACAGATGAGCACATGGCACATGGACAAT from Halichoerus grypus chromosome 6, mHalGry1.hap1.1, whole genome shotgun sequence harbors:
- the EMP1 gene encoding epithelial membrane protein 1 gives rise to the protein MLVLLAGIFVVHIATVIMLFVSTIANVWVVSDITKASVGLWKNCTSGGCDNILSYGSEDALKAVQAFMILSIIFSVISLVVFVFQLFTMEKGNRFFLSGATMLVCWLCIMVGVSIYTHHYAGGYGTNYSTSHHGYSFILTWICFCFSFIIGVLYLVLRKK